The window AGGAGAGCAGGATGAACATGAGCAGCAGCGGAATGCCGCCGAGGTTCATCGCTTTGAGCGCCTCAGCGCCCTTGACCGCAAGGATGGTGGTCAGGTTGCTCTGCGCGAAGAGGCTGACGAACATTGAGGCCGGCAGGACGACGACGAAGAAGCTCAAGCCGCCGGCAAGTCCCTGCTGCATCATCTTCGGTATTTCGCCCATGTTCTTTATCGTCTTAGCTCCGTAGGCGTAGGCGATGCCTGAGAAGAAGAAGAAAAAGAACAGCAGCGGGATGAGACTGCTCAGCAGCGGGGAAGAGGGAACGATAGTGTCTGTCTTCGGATCTCTGAAGAACGAGCCGGAGGGGATCGTCATCACAAGCAGCAGGATTACGAGGACGACCGCAGTGTACATCGCCCATCTGAGCCCTCTGTTTTCATCTTTTGTTACGCGGTGCTGCTCAAGTTCCGAGGCGTCGAGCGGTCCGGCTGTGTCGCCGAGCACCTTGACGGTGTATTTTTCCGTTACGAAAGTCGTCGCCGCTGTGAGCAGGAAGGTCGCAAAGATGAGGAAGTACCAGTTGATGAGTACGTTGGTGGGCGCGTCAAGCCCCGCGCTCTTCGCCACCGATTCGGTGATGCCGGCGAGCAGCGCGTCGGTTCCGGCGACGAAAAAGTTTGCCGTAAAGCCGCCGCAGCCCGCCGCGAAGCCAGTTATGACGCCGACCCAGGGGTTGCGTCCAAGCGCCTTGAACACCGCTCCGCCTATCGCGGGGGTGAAGATTATTCCCGCGTCTGAGGCGAGGTTAGCGTTGATGCCGACGAGGGCCAGTGTCGCGGATACGGCCCACGAGGGAGCGCCGAGTATCGCCTTGCGCATAAAGGCGGAGATGAGTCCGCTCTGCTCAAGCAGGCCGATGCCAAGCGTCATGACCATAATCAGGCCCAGCGGAGCGAAGTTTACGTATGTTTTGACAAATCCGGCGAGGAAGAGTCTCATCTCCTCATAGCTCATGAGGTTGATGACGTTTACGGTCGTCATCTTTCCGGCGGCCCCGGCTCTTCCGGCGGCCATGTAGGTGACCGATACGCCGGCCTTTGAACAGATACTTGAGAGCACGATGATGATGACCGTCAGATAGACGAAAAGCCAGAACGGATGAGGCAGCTTATTTCCCACAATCTCTACCCAGTGTATGAATTTGTCAAATCCGCTGGTACTAGACTTCTTAGGGATATTTTTATCCATCTTGTTCCCTCCTATAATATGATAAATTATTAATTAAGAAATAGTCCCAAAGATATTATAACCTAACAATTAAGACTATTCAATAATTATATACATTGTATATATACTGATGATATTGTTAATATGGGAAAATACCTATAGTTAGGCATTTCAAATATAGATGTATCCGTCATTATGACAAAACCCTCCGCAGCCTTGTGCCAGGGCAGAGGGCTTTGTCATCGCCGTTTGACGTCCCCGGTTCGCCGTCAGGAGTTGAGCCGCAGCGCGCTCTTATACAGGAGTTCCAGCGCTATCGGCATCGCCGCCTCGTCGAAATCAAAACGGTTATTGTGGTGTCCCGCCGCCGTCGTCGCGCCGACGCCGATGTAGGTCGCTAGGCCTCCCTGTTCCTGTACACGCCTCATAAACCAGCAGGCGTCGTCGCTGCCGGCCATTGCGCGCGACGGCTCGGTATCTGTGACGCCGGCTATCGCAGCGGCCTCCGCCGCGATGACGGAGGCGAGCTCCGCGTCACTGTTCGTCGTGATCGTTTCGCCCTGTTTGGTGATGCTCACGTCGACGTCGTACATCTTCGCCGCTCCGTAAATAACGTCCTTAGCGTGGCTGTATATGTAGGCGGCAAGCTCCGAGGTCTCTCCGCGCGTCTCTATTTTCATCGTCGCGTTGGGGGGGACTACGTTGCGTCCCTCTCCGGCGTTGAGGACGCCGACGTTGACGCGCGTGGCCCCGCCTGAATGAGGCGCGATCGCGTGCATATTGAGCGCCGCCGAGGCTGCTGCGAGCAGCGCGTTTTTGCCGCGCTCCGGCTCTCCTCCAGCGTGCGCGCCCACGCCGCGGAAGTAGGCGTCGAATTTTGTGGAGCAGAGGAAGCCGCCGGTGCCGCCGAAGATCGTTCCCGTGGGCTTTCCGAGGCCGAGATGCATCGCAATGAAATAGTCGGCGCCGTCGGCTATGCCTGCCATCGACATCGCGTAGCCGCCGCGCACGCCCTCCTCGGCGGGCTGGAAGATCAGTCTGATGCGTCCGCGGAGTCGGCCCTTGTTCTCTTGCAGCATCTGCGCGAGCGCAAGGCCGATCGCCGTATGGCCGTCATGTCCGCAGGCGTGCATCCTCCCCGGATTCACCGAAGCAAAGCCGAGCCTCGCCGGGGTGTGCCGCTGGTCCTTCGCCTCTTCGGTGTCTACGCAGTCAATATCGAAACGGAATACGGTGAACGGTCCCTTTTTGCCGCTGTCAAGATCAGCGTATAGTCCCGTGTAGTCGCCGATGTGCGACATCGTCTTTTCATTGGCGCCCTGGGCGGCGGCACGCGCCTTTTCCGCCTTTTTGTCTATGGTATATCCCATCACCTCGTCGGGGTTGATAAAGTCTTTCGCGAAACTTATCTTCCACCCAAGTTCTTTGAGGATGTCGGCGACGATTGCCGTAGTCCTGAATTCGGCCCAGCCGGTCTCGGGAAATTTATGGAAGTCACGCCGGCGGCGTGTCATCTCCTCTATTATATCCTGCGGTATCGCCATTATTTTTCTCCCAGCCTTTTGAGCGTCGTGACGGCCGCGGCGCAGATGTAACGGACGCCATAACTCAGCGCCTTCAAATCAGGGAGGAATTTGTCGTTGTGGAGCGCCGGCATATCCTCCGGCTGAACCCCCTGCGGACGGCAGCCGAGCATGGCGAACAGCGCGGGGCGCTTTTGCGCGTAGAAAGAGAAATCTTCTCCGATCGGTGGTATTGGCATCTCCGGCGCGAGCCCCTGCTCTCCGAAGACGGCCGCCGCCGCCTCGCGCGCGATCTCCGCGACCTCCGGCGCGTTGATCACAGAGGGATATCCCTTGACGTAGTCGACCGCCGCCGACGCCCCGTAGGCCTCGGCGGCGCCCTTTGCCGCCTGCTCTATCCACTTTGGCATCATCTCTCGCACGCTGGGGTTGAAGGTGCGCACCGTGCCGTCGAGAACGGCCTCTTCCGCGATGATGTTATATTTTGTGCCGCCGTTCATCGTACCGATGGAGACGACGGCGCTTTCGCGCGGCGGAACGCGGCGGGAGACGATACCCTGGAGCGCCACGAGTACCGCGGCTGCGGCGAGGTTCGCGTCAATGCCCTCGTCCGGGATCGCCCCGTGCGAGGCTTTGCCAGAGACCTTTATCGTCAGGTGGTCCGAAGCGGCGCTTACAGCGCCGGGCTGAATGGCGATCTCGCCGGTGGGCAGGGCGGGCCAGAGGTGCATGCCGAGGACCGCGTCGACCCTGGGGCTGTCGAGAACGCCATCTTCGATCATCCCCTGAGCGCCGCCGCGCGGCGTCTTTTCCTCCGCGGGCTGGAAGATAAAGCGTACGCTGCCGGGAAGCTCTTCCTTCATTTCGCAGAGGACCGCCGCCGCGGAAAGCAGCATCGCGGTATGTCCGTCATGGCCGCAGGCGTGCATCACGCCGGGGTTACGCGAGGCATAATCCACAGCTGTTTTTTCCGTTATGCTCAAGG of the Cloacibacillus sp. genome contains:
- a CDS encoding AbgT family transporter — encoded protein: MDKNIPKKSSTSGFDKFIHWVEIVGNKLPHPFWLFVYLTVIIIVLSSICSKAGVSVTYMAAGRAGAAGKMTTVNVINLMSYEEMRLFLAGFVKTYVNFAPLGLIMVMTLGIGLLEQSGLISAFMRKAILGAPSWAVSATLALVGINANLASDAGIIFTPAIGGAVFKALGRNPWVGVITGFAAGCGGFTANFFVAGTDALLAGITESVAKSAGLDAPTNVLINWYFLIFATFLLTAATTFVTEKYTVKVLGDTAGPLDASELEQHRVTKDENRGLRWAMYTAVVLVILLLVMTIPSGSFFRDPKTDTIVPSSPLLSSLIPLLFFFFFFSGIAYAYGAKTIKNMGEIPKMMQQGLAGGLSFFVVVLPASMFVSLFAQSNLTTILAVKGAEALKAMNLGGIPLLLMFILLSCFVNLFMISGSAKWLILAPIFVPMFAVVGFSPALTQMAYRIGDSSTNIISPLSYYLPVVIGLMEQYRPKGNTQSVGIGTVLSLTMPYSLAYLLVFGIQIVVWYMFNIPLGPGTYPIM
- a CDS encoding amidohydrolase, whose product is MYDKIVKFEEQYRPETIENYKHLHMHPEISYEERETAAFVAERLKKLPLDEVKTGVGGYGVSALLRGGLPGPVVALRADMDALSITEKTAVDYASRNPGVMHACGHDGHTAMLLSAAAVLCEMKEELPGSVRFIFQPAEEKTPRGGAQGMIEDGVLDSPRVDAVLGMHLWPALPTGEIAIQPGAVSAASDHLTIKVSGKASHGAIPDEGIDANLAAAAVLVALQGIVSRRVPPRESAVVSIGTMNGGTKYNIIAEEAVLDGTVRTFNPSVREMMPKWIEQAAKGAAEAYGASAAVDYVKGYPSVINAPEVAEIAREAAAAVFGEQGLAPEMPIPPIGEDFSFYAQKRPALFAMLGCRPQGVQPEDMPALHNDKFLPDLKALSYGVRYICAAAVTTLKRLGEK
- a CDS encoding amidohydrolase, encoding MAIPQDIIEEMTRRRRDFHKFPETGWAEFRTTAIVADILKELGWKISFAKDFINPDEVMGYTIDKKAEKARAAAQGANEKTMSHIGDYTGLYADLDSGKKGPFTVFRFDIDCVDTEEAKDQRHTPARLGFASVNPGRMHACGHDGHTAIGLALAQMLQENKGRLRGRIRLIFQPAEEGVRGGYAMSMAGIADGADYFIAMHLGLGKPTGTIFGGTGGFLCSTKFDAYFRGVGAHAGGEPERGKNALLAAASAALNMHAIAPHSGGATRVNVGVLNAGEGRNVVPPNATMKIETRGETSELAAYIYSHAKDVIYGAAKMYDVDVSITKQGETITTNSDAELASVIAAEAAAIAGVTDTEPSRAMAGSDDACWFMRRVQEQGGLATYIGVGATTAAGHHNNRFDFDEAAMPIALELLYKSALRLNS